From the Hymenobacter yonginensis genome, one window contains:
- a CDS encoding carboxypeptidase-like regulatory domain-containing protein produces MFFKVLLLGVLGGGVGAGLAPGAAPVHAVPQQTAPHQLVGTVASRSGEPLAGATVMIVANRNSSVITNSAGRFLLPSPQPTPELHVSFAGYYDTTVVMPPAGQPLVVELRPVARYKKQLKKQLKSADKAWRKN; encoded by the coding sequence ATGTTTTTCAAAGTTTTACTTCTGGGGGTGTTGGGTGGAGGAGTAGGCGCCGGACTGGCACCGGGCGCGGCACCAGTGCACGCCGTGCCGCAGCAGACGGCCCCGCACCAGCTGGTGGGCACCGTGGCCAGCCGCAGCGGCGAACCCCTGGCCGGGGCCACCGTCATGATAGTGGCCAACCGCAACTCCTCGGTCATCACCAACTCGGCCGGCCGCTTCCTGCTGCCCAGCCCGCAGCCCACGCCCGAGCTGCACGTCAGCTTCGCCGGCTACTACGATACCACCGTGGTGATGCCGCCGGCCGGCCAGCCGCTGGTAGTGGAGCTGCGCCCGGTGGCCCGCTACAAGAAGCAGCTCAAGAAACAGCTGAAGTCGGCCGACAAGGCGTGGCGTAAGAACTAG
- a CDS encoding glycosyltransferase, producing the protein MRKSEVSFPGLSVLIPVYNRDVTPLVSALLAQAADWSGPVEIHCLDDASEPRYRRLNQALADLPGVCYQELPHNVGRAAIRNQLAAAARHEWLLLLDNDSLLPDDQFLARYAAARLLAPVLVGGTTYEAQPPAEPALYLRWLYGRRREARPAALRQRAPHGQLTLNNMLVQAAVFRRFGLDETLTRYGHEDTKFGWLLRQAGTAVHHLDNPVLHDGLEPAAVFLGKTHDAVRNLARLYHAEGLGADTKLLKAALQLRRWGLGEAVRVAFALRQQQVRRNLLSGQPSLRQLDALKLYWLLTELK; encoded by the coding sequence ATGCGCAAATCTGAGGTGAGCTTTCCGGGCCTTTCGGTGCTGATTCCGGTGTATAACCGTGACGTGACGCCGTTGGTAAGCGCCCTGCTGGCCCAGGCCGCCGACTGGAGCGGGCCGGTGGAAATCCACTGCCTCGACGACGCCTCCGAGCCCCGGTACCGCCGCCTCAACCAGGCGCTGGCCGATTTGCCGGGTGTCTGCTACCAGGAGCTGCCGCACAATGTGGGGCGCGCCGCCATCCGCAACCAGCTGGCCGCCGCCGCCCGCCACGAGTGGCTGCTGCTGCTCGACAACGATAGCCTGCTACCCGACGACCAGTTTCTGGCCCGCTATGCCGCGGCCCGGCTGCTGGCGCCGGTGCTGGTGGGGGGCACCACCTACGAAGCCCAGCCGCCGGCCGAGCCGGCTTTGTACCTACGCTGGCTCTACGGGCGCCGCCGCGAGGCCCGGCCGGCAGCCCTGCGCCAGCGGGCCCCGCACGGCCAACTCACCCTCAACAACATGCTGGTACAGGCCGCCGTGTTCCGCCGCTTCGGCCTCGATGAAACCCTGACCCGCTACGGCCACGAAGACACCAAGTTCGGGTGGCTGCTGCGGCAGGCCGGCACCGCCGTGCACCACCTCGACAACCCCGTGCTACACGACGGCCTGGAGCCCGCCGCCGTGTTCTTGGGCAAAACCCACGATGCCGTGCGCAACTTGGCCCGCCTCTACCACGCCGAAGGCCTGGGAGCCGATACCAAGCTGCTGAAAGCGGCCTTGCAGTTGCGCCGCTGGGGCTTGGGCGAGGCCGTGCGTGTGGCCTTTGCACTCCGGCAGCAGCAGGTGCGCCGCAACTTGCTTTCCGGCCAGCCCAGCCTGCGCCAGCTCGACGCCCTGAAGCTCTACTGGCTGCTGACGGAACTGAAGTAA
- a CDS encoding cell division ATP-binding protein FtsE has translation MPTATNPVIELHDAYIMQDVNTVLQKVTFTLDKGEFAYLVGRTGSGKSSLLKTLYADLALGGGTGTVVGFPLPKLSSGSKVPFLRRKLGIIFQDFQLLFDRTVAENLLFVLNATGWNGKARKQQRISEVLMQVGLANSAAKMPHQLSGGEQQRVVIARALLNEPLLLLADEPTGNLDPDVADSIMRLFVEINNSGTAVLMATHNYQIIQQYPKRVLKCEKGQLVDSATTPFQLNSLN, from the coding sequence ATGCCTACTGCCACCAACCCCGTTATCGAGCTCCACGACGCCTACATCATGCAGGATGTGAACACCGTGCTGCAAAAGGTGACATTCACGCTCGACAAAGGCGAATTTGCGTATCTGGTTGGCCGCACCGGCTCCGGCAAAAGCTCGTTGTTGAAAACCCTGTACGCCGATCTGGCCCTGGGCGGCGGCACGGGCACGGTGGTAGGGTTTCCGTTACCCAAGCTGAGTAGCGGCAGCAAAGTGCCGTTTCTGCGGCGCAAGCTGGGTATCATCTTCCAGGATTTCCAGCTGCTGTTCGACCGCACGGTGGCCGAAAACCTGCTGTTTGTGCTGAACGCCACCGGCTGGAACGGCAAAGCCCGCAAGCAGCAGCGGATTTCGGAGGTGCTCATGCAGGTAGGTTTGGCCAACTCGGCCGCCAAGATGCCGCACCAGCTGTCCGGCGGCGAGCAGCAGCGCGTGGTCATTGCCCGGGCCCTGCTCAACGAGCCGCTGTTGCTGCTCGCCGACGAGCCCACCGGCAACCTCGACCCCGATGTGGCCGACAGCATCATGCGCCTGTTTGTGGAAATCAACAACTCCGGCACGGCCGTGCTCATGGCCACCCACAACTACCAGATCATCCAGCAGTACCCCAAGCGGGTGCTCAAATGTGAAAAAGGGCAGCTGGTAGACTCCGCCACCACGCCGTTTCAGCTCAATTCCTTAAACTAG
- the fsa gene encoding fructose-6-phosphate aldolase: protein MKFFIDTANLKEIQEAVELGVLDGVTTNPSLMAKEGIRGTDAVLSHYKQICELVDGDVSAEVIATDFEGIIREGEALADLHPNIVVKVPMIRDGVKAIKYFSEKGIKTNCTLIFSAGQALLAAKAGATYVSPFVGRLDDIGHDGLQLVQQIVDIFSNYGYPTQVLAASVRHVPHLLQCAELGADVVTCPLNVITGLLNHPLTDKGLATFLADHAKVNG from the coding sequence ATGAAATTCTTCATTGACACCGCCAACCTGAAAGAAATTCAGGAGGCCGTAGAACTTGGCGTCCTCGACGGCGTGACTACCAACCCTTCGCTGATGGCCAAAGAGGGCATCCGCGGCACCGATGCGGTGCTGAGCCACTACAAGCAGATCTGCGAGCTGGTGGATGGCGACGTGTCGGCCGAGGTAATTGCCACCGATTTCGAGGGCATCATCCGGGAAGGCGAGGCCCTGGCCGACCTGCACCCCAACATCGTGGTGAAGGTGCCCATGATCCGGGACGGCGTGAAAGCCATCAAGTATTTCTCGGAGAAAGGCATCAAAACCAACTGCACGCTGATTTTTTCGGCCGGGCAGGCACTGCTGGCCGCCAAAGCCGGGGCCACCTACGTGTCGCCGTTTGTGGGCCGCCTCGATGACATCGGGCACGACGGCCTGCAACTGGTGCAGCAGATCGTGGACATCTTCAGCAACTATGGCTACCCCACGCAGGTGCTGGCCGCCTCCGTGCGCCACGTGCCGCACCTGCTGCAGTGCGCCGAGCTGGGCGCCGACGTGGTAACCTGCCCGCTCAACGTCATCACGGGCCTGCTCAACCACCCGCTCACCGACAAAGGCCTGGCCACCTTCCTGGCCGACCACGCCAAGGTGAATGGCTAA